Below is a window of Moorella thermoacetica DNA.
GCCCTAGTGCGTTACAGCGACGGGGCTCTTTTTGCCCAACTGGGGCCGGCCGATATGCGCCTGCCCATCCAGTATGCCCTGACCTGGCCGGAGCGTTGGGATCTGGACGTGCAGCCTCTGGATCTGGCAGCACTGGGACACCTGGAATTTGCTCTGCCGGACCTGGAGCGTTTCCCCTGCCTGGAGCTGGCGCTCCAGGCAGGTCGTGCCGGGGGCACTTACCCGGCGGTCCTGAGCGCTGCCGATGAAGTGGCGGTGGAATATTTCCTGGCCGGGAAGATAACCCTTACCGCCATCAGCCAGGTGGTAGGACGGGTCCTGGATGAGCATCAACCGGAGCCTGTACCCGACCTTGAAGGCATCCTCGCCGCCGATGCCTGGGCCCGACGGCGGGCAGGAGCAGTAGCTGAAGGATTGTCGTTTTAATAATTCAAGGTTGAATGTGGGGGCGACCCCCCATTTATCACCTAACGTATCTCATTTACAGGAGTTGAGGTCTGGTGACCATTATCCTGGCCCTGGTTATCTTCAGCATTCTGGTTATCGTCCATGAAGGGGGGCACTACCTGGCGGCCAAGCGCGCCGGGATTAAGGTGGAGGAGTTCGCTATCGGCATGGGCCCGGCCCTGTGGCAGGTTAAAAAGGGAGAAACCATTTATTCCCTGCGGGCCTTTCCCCTGGGAGGGTTTAACCGGATGGCCGGCATGGAGGGGCCAGACCTTGACGACCCACGTGGCTTCAACCGCCAGCCGGTACTCGCCCGGATGGGGGTCATCGGCGCCGGTTCTGGTATGAACTTCCTCCTGGCGTTGTTCCTGTTTATTCTGGTCTTTATGGTCCTGGGGATACCGGCTGATATCAATATTATTGGCCGGGTCGAGCCGGGTATGCCGGCCGCCCTGGCCGGCTTGCAACCCGGGGATAAAATCCTTCAGGTTAACGATACCCCGGTGAATACCTGGCGCGATATGGTCGACCTGATTTATAAACACCCGGAAGAAAAAATAACCCTGGTGATTGAACGGGACGGCCGGCAACAACAGATCAACCTCACCACCGCCAGGGATCCCCAGACGGGGGTGGGATTGATCGGCATCGGCCCCACCTGGGAGAGGCAGGGTTTCTGGCGCTCTATTGTCCTAGGCACCAGGCAGGCAATAGAGATCACCAGGCTCATTATCCTGAGCTTGGTAGAGATGGTGACCGGCAAGGTGGCGGCGGAGGTAGTCGGTCCGGTGGGTATCGTCCAGCTGGTGGGCCAAGCGGCAGCCTTCGGCCTGGCCAATGTTTTGAACTTTATGGCCGTCCTGAGCCTTGACCTGGGGATTATTAACCTGCTGCCGGTCCCCGCCCTGGATGGCAGCCGGCTGGTGTTCCTGGGCCTGGAAGCAGTGCGCGGGCGACCCATTAACCCGGAAAAGGAGAATTTTATCCACCTGATCGGCTTTGCCATCCTGATGGGCCTGTTAATTCTCATTACCTATAAGGATTTAATCCGGATCTTCAGCTGAGGTGAACTAAATGCCTGGCAGGCGCCGTCCCACCCGGCGAATCCAGGTGGGTAAGGTTGCTATTGGGGGCGGGGCTCCTATCTCCGTCCAGTCTATGACCAATACCGATACCCGGGATATTACCGCTACTGTCGCCCAGATCAGGAGGCTGGCCGCCGCCGGCTGTGAAATCGTCCGCCTGGCCGTACCGGATCAAGAAGCGGCCCTGGCCCTGGCGAAAATAAAGGCCCAGGTAGAGATACCTCTTATCGCCGATATCCACTTCGACTACCGCCTGGCCCTGGCGGCCCTGGAGGCCGGGGTTGACGGCTTGCGTTTAAATCCGGGCAACATTGGCGGGCCTGAGCGGGTAAAGGCGGTAGTCAAAGAGGCTGCTGCCCGCCGGGTGCCCATCCGCATCGGCGTTAACGCCGGTTCCCTGGAGAAAGAAGTCCTGGCGGCCCATGGCGGGGTGACGGCGGAAGCCATGGTTGCCAGTGCCCTAAAACACATCCGCCTCCTGGAGGATCTGGATTTCCGGGAGATTAAAGTTTCCCTTAAAGCCTCCGAGGTGCCTTTAATGCTGGCAGCCTACCGCCTCATGGCGGAAAAGGTAGATTACCCTCTGCACCTGGGGGTTACCGAAGCCGGCCGGGGGCTGGAAGGAGCGGTAAAATCGGCCGTAGGCATCGGCATTTTACTCGCAGAGGGGATTGGCGACACCATCAGGGTCTCCCTCACCGGCGACCCGGTCCAGGAGGTTATTGCCGGCTTTGCCATTCTGCGCGCCTTGGGCCTGCGCCAGCAGGGCATTGAGTTGATCTCCTGTCCCACCTGCGGCCGCTGCCAGCTGGACCTGGACGCGGTGGCGGCCAGGGTTCAGGAGGAACTGCGGGGCATTAAACAGCCCCTGAAGGTGGCTGTCATGGGCTGCGCCGTCAACGGCCCCGGGGAGGCCCGCCAGGCTGACGTCGGTATTGCCGGCGGTCCGGGCTTCGGCCTCCTTTTTCGCCACGGTCGCCCGGTACGCAAGGTGAAAGAAGAAGATCTGGCCCGGGCCCTGGTGGAGGAAGTGAAACGCCTGGCGGCAGAGAGGCGGGAACAGGGATAATGTATGTCATGAGGAGGCGGTATTTCCCGGAGCCGCGAAGCATAAGGGCCGGGAGCAGGACAGGGACAGCATTTAACCGTATGGGGCAGATGGCTAACAGGAAAACGCAGTTATAAAAGCTAAGGACAATCCGCAGACGGCGTACAGCACCCGGTATTTAACCGGTGGCCGCCCCAGATGCTTGAGTTAGTGTATAGAGCCTTTTTGTAACTATTTGAGGGCCGGGCGCGTAACTCCTGAGGGGCGAAGGGACATATCCCCGGCCTTATACTAAGTACCATAGAGCTCAAAGGAGGACGAGGATGCGAGCGAGTGAATTGCTGGCTCCGACCCTGAGGGAAACCCCAGCCGAGGCCGAAATTGTTAGCCACCAGCTACTCCTCCGGGGCGGCTTTATCCGTAAGGCCGCCGCCGGCATCTACACCTACCTGCCCCTGGGTCGGCGGGTACTGGCCAAGATCGAGCAGATTATCCGGGAAGAAATGGACCGGGCCGGCGGGCAGGAAGTGGTCTTGCCCATTATCCAGCCGGCCGAACTCTGGCAGGAAAGCGGCCGTTGGGAGGTCTACGGCGAAGAAATGTTTCGCCTCCAGGACCGGCACCGGCGCCAGTTTTGCCTGGGTCCCACCCACGAAGAGATTATCACCGCCCTGGTACGGAGCGAAGTCACCTCCTACAAACAACTCCCCCTGCTCCTGTACCAGATTCAAAATAAATACCGGGATGAGCGCCGGCCCCGCTTTGGTCTCCTGCGGGGTCGGGAGTTTATCATGAAGGACCTCTATTCCTTTGACCTGGACCAGGAAGGGCTTAACCAGAGCTACCGGAAGATGTACCAGGCCTACAGTAATGTTTTCCGTCGCTGTGGTCTGGATTTCCGCCCGGTCCAGGCTGATAGCGGTGCTATCGGCGGCAATTACAGCCACGAATTTATGGCCCTGGCCACCGCCGGTGAGGCCCTGCTGGTT
It encodes the following:
- the ispG gene encoding flavodoxin-dependent (E)-4-hydroxy-3-methylbut-2-enyl-diphosphate synthase, which encodes MPGRRRPTRRIQVGKVAIGGGAPISVQSMTNTDTRDITATVAQIRRLAAAGCEIVRLAVPDQEAALALAKIKAQVEIPLIADIHFDYRLALAALEAGVDGLRLNPGNIGGPERVKAVVKEAAARRVPIRIGVNAGSLEKEVLAAHGGVTAEAMVASALKHIRLLEDLDFREIKVSLKASEVPLMLAAYRLMAEKVDYPLHLGVTEAGRGLEGAVKSAVGIGILLAEGIGDTIRVSLTGDPVQEVIAGFAILRALGLRQQGIELISCPTCGRCQLDLDAVAARVQEELRGIKQPLKVAVMGCAVNGPGEARQADVGIAGGPGFGLLFRHGRPVRKVKEEDLARALVEEVKRLAAERREQG
- the rseP gene encoding RIP metalloprotease RseP codes for the protein MTIILALVIFSILVIVHEGGHYLAAKRAGIKVEEFAIGMGPALWQVKKGETIYSLRAFPLGGFNRMAGMEGPDLDDPRGFNRQPVLARMGVIGAGSGMNFLLALFLFILVFMVLGIPADINIIGRVEPGMPAALAGLQPGDKILQVNDTPVNTWRDMVDLIYKHPEEKITLVIERDGRQQQINLTTARDPQTGVGLIGIGPTWERQGFWRSIVLGTRQAIEITRLIILSLVEMVTGKVAAEVVGPVGIVQLVGQAAAFGLANVLNFMAVLSLDLGIINLLPVPALDGSRLVFLGLEAVRGRPINPEKENFIHLIGFAILMGLLILITYKDLIRIFS